The Paenibacillus tianjinensis genome has a window encoding:
- a CDS encoding sugar ABC transporter permease, which yields MTKSDAKLKWSLGNFFCYVGLVVIGIICIYPALWVVMSSFRPGNALYSEHLIPSTFTLQHYRDLFNTYPYAQWFINTFKVSFFTMIFSTFLVTITGYVFSRFRFKGRKNLMLGLLIIGMFPGFMSMIAVYILLMQLQLLNTHLSLILVYSAGAPMGYLYVKSYFDTVPQSLVDAARIDGAGNFTVFRRIMLPLSKPMLVFIALTSFSGGFVDFIFANMVLSTPEKQTLAVGLFKIVQGKFATEFTLFAAGCVLVAIPLTLLFILLQRYLVEGLMAGSEKG from the coding sequence ATGACAAAATCGGACGCGAAGCTGAAATGGAGTTTGGGCAACTTCTTCTGTTATGTCGGACTGGTTGTGATTGGCATCATATGTATTTATCCCGCTCTTTGGGTCGTAATGTCCTCCTTCAGACCGGGTAACGCCTTATACAGTGAGCATTTGATTCCATCAACGTTCACGCTTCAGCACTACAGGGATTTGTTCAATACGTATCCGTACGCGCAGTGGTTCATCAACACGTTCAAAGTATCTTTCTTCACGATGATCTTCAGCACATTCCTGGTTACAATCACCGGTTATGTCTTTTCCCGTTTCCGGTTCAAAGGCCGTAAAAATCTGATGCTGGGACTGCTCATCATCGGGATGTTTCCCGGATTTATGAGTATGATTGCAGTTTATATTTTGCTCATGCAACTGCAGCTGCTCAATACGCATCTATCCCTCATTCTGGTGTATTCGGCCGGAGCTCCGATGGGCTATTTGTACGTGAAAAGTTATTTTGACACGGTTCCGCAGAGTCTGGTCGATGCGGCCCGGATTGACGGAGCTGGCAATTTTACGGTATTCCGGCGAATTATGCTACCGTTGTCCAAGCCAATGCTTGTTTTTATCGCCCTCACTTCATTCAGCGGAGGTTTTGTCGATTTTATTTTTGCCAACATGGTATTAAGTACGCCGGAGAAACAGACGCTGGCTGTCGGACTGTTCAAAATTGTGCAGGGGAAGTTCGCCACGGAATTTACGCTGTTCGCCGCCGGCTGCGTGCTGGTCGCGATCCCTTTGACCCTGTTGTTCATTTTATTGCAGCGGTATCTGGTTGAAGGGCTGATGGCAGGGTCTGAGAAGGGCTGA
- a CDS encoding alpha-glycosidase, with protein sequence MLLEAIYHRPNDCWAYGYDDQTVHLRIRTKRDDVLKVNVLFGDKCKPWGDMATENMEILASDEMYDYWQAAVRPPYGRLAYGFILTKGNDQIWYTEKGFHSDSPKEHLGLFEFPYLHPIDIHKPPVWVKDAVFYQIFPDRFANGDCSNDPQGTQVWGGQPEYYNFFGGDLQGVMEHLDYLTELGINVIYFTPLFEAPSNHKYDTRDYLKIDPHFGSLETLKSLVQVCHGQGIRVILDGVFNHCGVTFPYFQDVVEKGKDSKYYDWFHINEWPLQVTDGIPTYKTFAFEQTMPKLNTAHPEVRDYFINVGRYWIEEADVDGWRLDVANEADHTFWRAFRKAVKELKPDAYILGEVWHDGMKWLQGDQFDGVMNYPVAQAILDFIVFEHHDAFEFAAKIGRYLARYPQQVNESCFIHLDTHDTVRLLTLCGDDKRKMKLATAFQFTFVGAPSIYYGNEVGLAGQFDPDNRRCMIWESEKQDRELFSFYQKLILIRKEHPALSSGSFRTLWAEKGSSLLAYERHYGEDHVVVIMNVSPVPLAAEFPFLSGEWCDAMSGEMETRPAGENQGELMPYEFRILYKKSVTKL encoded by the coding sequence ATGCTGCTTGAAGCGATTTATCACCGTCCCAATGATTGCTGGGCTTATGGTTACGATGATCAAACGGTTCACTTACGTATCCGTACAAAGAGAGATGATGTCCTAAAGGTGAATGTCCTGTTCGGAGATAAATGCAAACCCTGGGGCGACATGGCAACAGAGAATATGGAGATTTTGGCGAGCGATGAGATGTATGACTACTGGCAGGCAGCGGTACGCCCTCCGTATGGCAGGCTCGCCTATGGGTTTATTTTGACAAAAGGGAATGATCAAATCTGGTATACCGAAAAAGGCTTTCATTCCGATTCGCCCAAGGAGCATTTGGGATTGTTCGAGTTCCCCTATCTGCATCCGATCGATATACACAAGCCGCCCGTTTGGGTAAAGGATGCGGTTTTTTATCAAATATTTCCGGATCGTTTCGCTAATGGAGATTGTAGTAATGATCCGCAAGGGACACAGGTATGGGGCGGCCAACCGGAGTATTACAATTTTTTTGGCGGAGATTTGCAGGGGGTAATGGAACATCTGGATTATTTGACGGAGCTGGGCATTAACGTTATCTATTTTACGCCTCTATTTGAAGCGCCGTCGAACCATAAATACGATACAAGGGATTATTTGAAGATCGATCCTCACTTTGGGTCACTGGAGACGCTGAAATCTTTGGTGCAGGTCTGCCATGGGCAAGGGATTCGCGTTATTTTGGATGGTGTGTTCAATCATTGCGGGGTTACGTTTCCTTATTTCCAGGACGTTGTGGAGAAAGGGAAGGACTCGAAGTATTACGACTGGTTTCACATTAACGAGTGGCCGCTTCAAGTTACGGACGGCATTCCTACTTATAAGACGTTTGCTTTTGAACAAACCATGCCCAAATTAAATACGGCCCATCCGGAAGTTAGGGATTATTTCATCAACGTGGGACGCTATTGGATCGAAGAGGCGGACGTGGACGGTTGGCGCCTGGATGTGGCGAACGAAGCGGATCATACCTTTTGGCGGGCATTCCGTAAAGCAGTGAAAGAGTTGAAGCCTGACGCCTATATTCTGGGGGAAGTTTGGCATGACGGGATGAAATGGCTGCAAGGGGATCAATTCGACGGCGTGATGAACTATCCGGTGGCTCAAGCGATCCTCGATTTTATCGTTTTTGAGCATCATGATGCGTTTGAGTTCGCCGCAAAAATCGGCAGATATTTGGCGCGGTATCCGCAGCAGGTGAATGAGAGCTGCTTTATTCATTTGGATACTCACGATACGGTACGGTTGTTGACATTATGTGGTGATGACAAGCGGAAGATGAAGCTAGCCACCGCGTTTCAGTTTACTTTTGTTGGGGCGCCCAGCATTTATTACGGGAACGAAGTGGGACTTGCGGGTCAATTCGATCCCGACAATCGCAGGTGCATGATCTGGGAATCCGAGAAGCAGGACAGGGAGCTGTTCTCTTTCTATCAAAAGCTCATCCTGATCCGTAAAGAACATCCTGCGCTGTCTTCAGGATCGTTCCGGACCTTGTGGGCCGAGAAAGGTTCTTCCCTGCTGGCGTATGAGCGCCATTACGGTGAAGATCATGTGGTTGTGATTATGAACGTGTCCCCGGTCCCGCTTGCCGCCGAATTTCCATTCCTCTCCGGCGAATGGTGCGATGCCATGAGCGGCGAAATGGAAACAAGACCAGCCGGTGAAAATCAAGGTGAATTGATGCCTTATGAATTCCGAATTTTATATAAAAAATCTGTAACAAAACTATAG
- a CDS encoding glycoside hydrolase family 31 protein: protein MLNSGAISPVNIENHQISKELFGMGGLTGISQEENLLIVQGEHGILALNKMSEGIIRIKLFPELLTSRVLDMTGTIAVVKEAEHHFPEIQETKEAYLWETKHVILEISKSDCSLRFMDKAGNKVVNNSLLLWDEKMAVSGTFNVSPDTHYYGLGEKTGFLDKRGERYEMWNSDVFSPHVPEIEALYQSIPFLIVHEPQMAYGIYLDNPGRTFFDMRSQKDIYSIHTETGSFDYYFIAGPQIKDVLKRYTSLTGRMQLPPQWALGYHQSRYSYLSQDEVLQLAHTFREKDIPCDVIHLDIHHMNEYRVFTFDPVRFPDPAAMIQELRELGIRIVPIVDPGVKVDSNYEIYNEGIEGGYLCLKPDGEPFEGPVWPGPSVFPDFTDDKTGEWWGGLHRFYTEAGIEGIWNDMNEPAVFSPTMTMDEDTIHNNNGSPVSHGTVHNLYGLLMCKATAEGLKRNLDGRRSFVLTRAGYAGIQRYAAVWTGDNRSYWEHLAMSIPMVLNLGLSGVAFAGPDVGGFAYHASGELLARWIQMGALFPFFRNHSEQSSLRQEPWSFGPEIEEICRDYIKLRYRMMPLIYSLFREAAETGMPIIRPLILEYPSDPEAYNLCDQFLLGSDLLAAPIYRPGSTFRAVYLPEGTWYDYWTGEGVEGGRSIVALAPVNILPLYVKGGAILPQVEPVSSTLMEGNGNLQLDIYCTGSADNIFELYDDDGESYAYEKGKYNLFKLHLLESSEAAEFSIDSAHLGYTGKWTQWTLHFKNLQITERSQIKGLPDGGTVETDAGVLTLTFPQPKDNVRLRVEIK, encoded by the coding sequence ATGTTGAATAGTGGAGCGATAAGTCCCGTTAATATCGAAAACCACCAGATTTCGAAAGAGCTGTTCGGGATGGGGGGATTAACCGGGATATCACAGGAGGAGAACCTGCTGATCGTTCAAGGCGAACACGGCATTCTCGCGTTGAACAAAATGAGCGAAGGAATCATTCGCATCAAGCTGTTCCCGGAACTGCTCACAAGCAGGGTCTTGGATATGACAGGTACTATTGCTGTTGTAAAAGAGGCTGAACATCATTTTCCGGAGATACAGGAGACAAAAGAGGCTTACTTGTGGGAAACAAAACATGTAATTCTCGAAATATCAAAATCCGACTGTAGCCTTCGGTTTATGGACAAAGCCGGTAATAAGGTTGTAAATAACAGTTTGCTGCTATGGGATGAAAAAATGGCCGTGTCCGGAACGTTCAATGTTTCCCCGGATACCCATTATTACGGACTTGGAGAAAAAACGGGCTTTCTGGACAAGCGGGGAGAACGCTATGAAATGTGGAATTCAGACGTATTTTCTCCGCATGTACCGGAGATTGAAGCGTTGTATCAGTCGATCCCCTTTCTGATTGTTCACGAGCCGCAAATGGCCTACGGCATTTATCTGGATAATCCCGGCAGAACGTTCTTTGATATGCGCAGCCAAAAGGATATCTACTCTATTCATACAGAAACAGGCTCTTTTGATTATTATTTTATTGCCGGTCCGCAAATCAAGGATGTTCTCAAGCGGTACACATCGTTAACCGGGCGAATGCAGCTACCACCGCAATGGGCGCTGGGATACCATCAATCCCGCTACAGCTATTTGTCCCAGGATGAAGTGCTGCAATTGGCGCATACTTTTCGCGAGAAAGATATTCCCTGCGACGTGATCCATCTGGATATTCACCATATGAACGAGTACCGGGTCTTTACCTTTGATCCTGTCCGTTTTCCCGATCCGGCGGCGATGATCCAGGAACTGCGGGAACTGGGCATCCGAATCGTACCGATTGTCGATCCCGGGGTCAAAGTGGATTCCAATTATGAGATATACAATGAAGGGATTGAAGGCGGGTACTTGTGCCTGAAGCCGGACGGTGAGCCCTTCGAAGGGCCGGTATGGCCAGGCCCTAGCGTCTTTCCCGATTTTACGGATGACAAAACCGGAGAATGGTGGGGAGGTTTGCATCGTTTTTACACGGAAGCGGGTATTGAGGGCATTTGGAACGATATGAATGAACCCGCCGTCTTTAGCCCGACGATGACGATGGATGAGGATACGATTCACAATAACAACGGAAGTCCGGTATCTCACGGCACCGTCCATAATTTGTATGGTCTGCTCATGTGTAAGGCAACCGCAGAAGGCTTGAAAAGAAATCTGGACGGACGGCGTTCGTTCGTACTGACCCGGGCAGGGTATGCCGGTATCCAGCGGTACGCGGCGGTGTGGACTGGCGACAACCGCAGCTATTGGGAGCATTTGGCCATGTCTATCCCAATGGTGCTTAATCTCGGTCTCTCCGGCGTTGCATTTGCCGGTCCTGATGTCGGGGGGTTTGCTTATCACGCAAGCGGTGAATTGCTGGCCCGCTGGATCCAAATGGGCGCGTTGTTTCCATTTTTTCGCAACCACAGCGAGCAGTCCAGCTTAAGACAGGAGCCGTGGTCCTTTGGGCCTGAGATCGAGGAAATCTGCCGTGATTATATCAAGCTGCGCTATCGGATGATGCCGCTGATCTACTCCCTTTTTCGGGAAGCTGCAGAAACAGGCATGCCTATTATTCGTCCATTGATTCTTGAGTATCCTTCCGATCCCGAGGCGTATAATCTTTGCGACCAGTTCCTGCTCGGCAGCGACCTTCTGGCGGCGCCCATATACAGGCCGGGTTCAACCTTCCGCGCCGTGTATCTACCGGAGGGTACATGGTATGACTATTGGACGGGAGAAGGAGTGGAAGGCGGACGTAGCATAGTTGCGCTGGCTCCAGTGAATATCTTGCCCTTATATGTCAAAGGTGGAGCAATTCTGCCGCAGGTAGAGCCGGTTAGCTCCACATTAATGGAAGGCAACGGCAATCTTCAGCTTGATATTTATTGTACGGGAAGCGCGGATAATATTTTTGAGCTTTACGACGATGATGGGGAATCCTATGCTTATGAGAAGGGTAAATACAATCTGTTCAAGCTGCATCTTCTGGAGAGTTCCGAAGCTGCAGAATTCTCTATTGACTCGGCTCATCTCGGTTATACCGGCAAATGGACGCAATGGACTCTGCATTTCAAAAATTTGCAGATTACAGAGCGTTCGCAGATTAAAGGGTTGCCGGATGGAGGAACAGTTGAGACGGATGCAGGTGTTCTGACCTTGACATTCCCGCAGCCGAAGGATAATGTTCGGCTTAGAGTGGAAATAAAATAA
- a CDS encoding 4'-phosphopantetheinyl transferase family protein produces MEDVERLEELVMYIVCVRIAGIENINSINEYMSYLKFLSKEKGERLSRFSRKDDFLRSLVADLLIRLMLVKNMNLSNMDIRISSNSYGKPFIQGHSVEFNVSHSGEWVTAVISQSPVGIDVEKIRPIDLDIAKKIFTEKEYADIVAKNDKERNEYFFDLWTLKESYIKAYGHGLSIPLDSFSFSVKDQNISFENNHSQEHFYFRQYQVHSQYKLAACSSHSDFPQEVIIWNLREILDDAKRLLESIS; encoded by the coding sequence TTGGAAGATGTCGAACGTTTAGAGGAGCTCGTTATGTATATTGTTTGTGTTAGAATTGCGGGAATTGAAAATATAAATTCGATAAATGAGTATATGTCTTATTTGAAGTTTCTATCGAAAGAAAAGGGAGAGCGTCTATCCAGATTCAGCCGTAAAGATGATTTTCTTCGATCGTTAGTCGCAGATCTGCTCATTCGTCTAATGCTTGTTAAGAATATGAATTTGAGTAATATGGACATTAGAATTTCCTCAAATTCATATGGAAAGCCCTTTATACAAGGACATTCGGTAGAATTTAATGTGTCCCATTCAGGTGAATGGGTCACGGCTGTTATTAGTCAATCTCCAGTGGGGATTGATGTGGAAAAAATTCGACCGATAGACCTGGATATTGCAAAAAAAATCTTTACAGAGAAAGAGTATGCAGACATAGTTGCAAAGAATGATAAGGAACGAAATGAATATTTTTTTGACTTGTGGACATTAAAAGAGAGTTATATTAAAGCTTATGGACATGGATTATCTATTCCATTAGATTCGTTTTCATTCTCAGTAAAAGATCAAAATATTTCTTTTGAAAATAATCACAGCCAAGAGCATTTTTATTTTCGGCAATATCAGGTACATAGTCAATACAAACTAGCCGCATGTAGCTCACATTCGGACTTTCCGCAAGAAGTTATAATATGGAACCTAAGGGAAATTTTAGATGATGCTAAGAGACTACTGGAGTCAATTTCATAA
- a CDS encoding LacI family DNA-binding transcriptional regulator, which translates to MNPTIKDVAQKANVSIATVSRVLHNLGGYSDKTKQKVDQTIKELKYQPNAIARGLINKRTQTIGVLFPDVSSAFSSDLLHGIDEFVHNHNYSVVVCNTDQDGKRTLKYLQLLREKQVDGILFSSEALKKEYYDLLEDMRIPVVLISSQTDFPNVPYVKINDFQAAYDAVDYLIIKGHRRIAMISGTRGDPIAGTPRIEGYRKALEAHGIAFNSSYLTYGDFMYESGSRAMKTILQKAPEVTAVFAASDEMAIGALSTAIQHGLNVPEDISIMGYDDLRLARMVNPPLTTVRQPLHDIGMIASEKLIHMIESGEIAQSQICAHSIVERQTVRTIT; encoded by the coding sequence ATGAATCCCACGATTAAAGATGTTGCCCAGAAGGCGAATGTTTCCATCGCCACAGTCTCGCGAGTGCTGCATAACCTGGGCGGCTATTCAGATAAAACGAAGCAAAAGGTGGACCAGACCATTAAAGAGCTGAAATATCAGCCGAATGCAATCGCCCGCGGACTGATTAACAAGCGTACCCAAACCATCGGCGTGTTGTTTCCTGATGTGTCGAGTGCCTTCTCTTCCGATCTGCTCCATGGGATTGATGAATTCGTCCATAACCACAATTACAGTGTGGTAGTTTGCAATACCGATCAGGACGGCAAACGCACACTAAAGTATCTGCAGCTTCTGCGAGAGAAGCAGGTAGACGGGATTCTTTTCTCCAGTGAAGCACTTAAGAAAGAGTACTACGACCTGCTGGAAGACATGAGAATCCCGGTGGTCCTGATCTCATCCCAGACCGATTTCCCCAATGTGCCTTACGTTAAGATCAATGATTTTCAGGCTGCCTATGATGCAGTTGATTATCTAATCATCAAAGGTCACCGCAGAATTGCCATGATTAGCGGAACCAGGGGCGATCCCATTGCGGGGACGCCAAGAATCGAAGGATACCGCAAAGCGCTGGAGGCTCACGGAATTGCTTTTAACAGCAGTTATCTCACATATGGAGACTTCATGTATGAGAGCGGCAGCAGAGCAATGAAGACAATATTACAGAAGGCACCTGAGGTTACCGCAGTATTTGCAGCCAGTGACGAGATGGCAATTGGTGCTCTTTCAACCGCTATACAGCATGGCCTGAACGTACCCGAGGACATCTCCATCATGGGTTACGACGATCTCCGTTTAGCACGGATGGTTAATCCGCCATTGACTACAGTCCGGCAGCCGCTTCATGACATTGGAATGATCGCTTCTGAGAAGCTGATTCATATGATTGAATCAGGTGAAATCGCCCAGAGTCAAATCTGCGCCCACTCCATTGTAGAAAGACAAACGGTTAGAACCATTACCTGA